Proteins encoded together in one Nostoc sp. PCC 7524 window:
- a CDS encoding aldehyde dehydrogenase family protein, whose translation MVTAKEPQQQVKIGPTRLLINNEWIESVSGRRFETINPATGEVICEVAEADAPDVDKAVKAARTAFTSGEWSKLSAARRGELLYKLADLIEQNIDELARLETLDNGKPLQDSLGDLELVIACYRYYAGWADKVQGKTIPIGGSYFCYTRHEPVGVVGQIIPWNFPLLMQAWKLAPALATGNTVVLKTAEQTPLSALRVGELIVEAGFPPGVVNILSGYGPTAGAAIARHMDIDKVAFTGSTEVGHLIMEAAAKSNLKRVTLELGGKSPNIVFADADLDAAITGAHDAIFFNQGQCCCAGSRLFVDEKCYDDFVAKSVEKAQSRIVGDPFDSNTQQGPQVDKDQFDKVMSYIESGMRQGAQMLCGGNQVGDKGFFIAPTVFADVRDDMQIAQEEIFGPVMSIIKFQDIEEVIQRANNTIYGLAAAVWTQDITKAHAIANNVRAGTVWVNCYDVFDPAAPFGGFKQSGIGRELGEYGLQQYTEVKTVTIKL comes from the coding sequence ATGGTGACAGCAAAGGAACCGCAACAACAGGTAAAAATTGGCCCAACTCGACTGCTAATTAACAATGAGTGGATAGAAAGCGTTAGCGGTCGCAGGTTTGAGACGATTAACCCAGCCACAGGTGAGGTCATCTGTGAAGTAGCAGAAGCAGATGCGCCAGATGTAGATAAGGCAGTAAAAGCAGCCCGTACCGCCTTTACCAGTGGGGAATGGTCAAAGCTATCAGCTGCCCGTCGGGGTGAGTTGCTTTACAAGTTAGCTGATTTAATAGAACAAAATATTGATGAATTGGCGCGGCTAGAAACCTTAGACAACGGTAAGCCACTGCAAGATTCATTGGGTGATTTGGAATTAGTGATTGCCTGCTATCGCTACTATGCAGGTTGGGCTGATAAGGTACAAGGTAAAACTATCCCCATTGGCGGGTCGTACTTCTGTTACACTCGCCATGAACCTGTGGGCGTAGTCGGTCAAATTATCCCCTGGAATTTCCCCTTGTTGATGCAGGCGTGGAAGCTAGCACCAGCTTTAGCAACAGGTAATACTGTTGTGTTGAAGACGGCGGAACAGACACCATTATCAGCGTTGCGGGTGGGAGAATTGATTGTAGAAGCTGGTTTTCCCCCTGGTGTGGTGAATATTTTATCAGGATATGGCCCCACAGCCGGAGCAGCGATCGCTCGTCACATGGATATTGATAAAGTCGCGTTTACCGGTTCCACTGAGGTAGGGCATCTAATTATGGAAGCGGCTGCCAAAAGTAACCTCAAGCGGGTAACTCTGGAATTGGGCGGCAAGAGTCCCAACATTGTGTTTGCTGATGCTGATTTAGATGCAGCTATTACAGGCGCACACGATGCCATCTTCTTTAACCAAGGTCAGTGTTGCTGTGCAGGTTCGCGGCTATTTGTGGACGAAAAATGTTATGACGATTTTGTCGCCAAGAGTGTAGAAAAAGCCCAAAGCCGCATTGTCGGCGACCCCTTTGATAGCAACACCCAACAAGGCCCCCAAGTAGATAAAGACCAATTCGACAAAGTGATGAGTTATATCGAATCGGGGATGAGACAAGGGGCGCAAATGTTATGTGGTGGTAATCAAGTGGGAGACAAAGGTTTCTTTATTGCCCCTACGGTGTTTGCTGATGTCCGTGACGATATGCAGATTGCCCAAGAAGAAATCTTTGGACCGGTGATGAGTATTATCAAATTCCAAGACATCGAGGAAGTAATTCAACGGGCAAATAACACCATATACGGACTCGCCGCCGCAGTTTGGACACAGGATATTACTAAAGCCCATGCGATCGCTAACAACGTCCGTGCTGGTACAGTATGGGTAAATTGCTACGACGTATTTGACCCAGCCGCACCCTTTGGTGGTTTTAAGCAATCCGGTATCGGTCGAGAACTGGGTGAATATGGTTTGCAACAGTACACCGAAGTTAAAACTGTCACCATCAAGTTGTAA
- a CDS encoding glycoside hydrolase family 31 protein encodes MNWKQLLLNLRLIKLRRFFGSLFYPMQRDLLERPFLSSNQVFAEIGDIFKAEPIARGAKFYFEKVELEIYFLAADLVRVNWQPGVPPIPYAMAGKDWPEVAVEFQEMGDRWLISTKVLQVIINHNGGLTFQNHLGQIIRQELPPQLKTAGWLHQAKLLPEEHIYGLGERAAPLNLRTPQDGKPSTTSYLMWNYDAGGRYGPGTDPLYLCIPLYMGLHESGSYLIFYENSYKATFSFNGYAAADFEGGALRYYLSVGSPAQLLDRYTQLTGRPAMPPRWVLGYHQSRWGYETEPAIREVTQGFKTHNLPLSAIHLDIDCQEEFRAFTIDPDRFPKLTEFNEELVDTGVHLIAIVNPGVKADRKSELFEEGRSQEVFCKTINDQLIIAPVWPGLCAFPDFTNPKARHWWSRQYEYLLDLGFTGFWHDMNEPGIFVLWGDPSLPQHSTLHFLEGRGGNHLEAHNVYGLLQAEAAYEALKEYKPELRPFIVSRAGWAGLQRYAWTWTGDIETSWSGLRITITTVLHMGLSGIPYSGADIGGFKGNPSAELYLRWFQMSCFLPFFRTHSANNVKPRTPWAFGEPILSIVREFLWLRYRLLPYLYTLTWETNQTGHPLVRPLFWADSKNPQLWAVEDAFFLGDALLIAPIVEEGATSRSIILPQGHWYHFWDDAPFPGGNQIDIAAPQEQIPVFVKAGSVLPIEENQQLILHIYPPVTGVGGGRVYSDAGDGYGAWRLDEFYLQRHEQNLEITWQQQGNYPFPYKNVKLHVHGLEVQTAWIDTQEVHYQNNCLEVEQFQQIILSYSQR; translated from the coding sequence ATGAATTGGAAACAACTTCTACTAAACCTCCGCCTAATTAAACTGCGACGCTTTTTTGGTTCACTATTCTATCCTATGCAAAGGGATTTATTAGAGCGTCCGTTTCTCAGTTCAAACCAAGTGTTTGCAGAAATTGGTGATATCTTCAAGGCTGAACCTATAGCGAGGGGGGCAAAATTTTACTTTGAAAAAGTTGAACTAGAAATTTATTTTTTAGCTGCTGATTTAGTGCGTGTAAATTGGCAACCTGGAGTACCACCTATTCCTTATGCTATGGCTGGCAAAGATTGGCCAGAAGTCGCAGTGGAATTTCAGGAAATGGGCGATCGCTGGCTGATCTCCACTAAAGTATTACAAGTAATAATTAATCACAATGGTGGTCTCACTTTTCAAAATCACCTAGGCCAAATCATCCGCCAAGAACTACCTCCCCAACTCAAAACTGCCGGCTGGCTGCATCAAGCCAAACTACTTCCTGAAGAACATATATATGGACTAGGCGAACGCGCCGCACCCCTCAACCTGCGAACACCCCAAGATGGTAAACCCTCCACCACCAGTTATTTGATGTGGAATTATGATGCTGGTGGTAGATATGGCCCAGGTACAGACCCGCTTTATCTGTGCATTCCCCTTTACATGGGTTTGCATGAGTCTGGTAGTTACTTGATTTTCTACGAAAATAGCTACAAAGCCACATTTAGCTTCAACGGTTACGCCGCCGCCGACTTTGAGGGCGGAGCTTTGCGCTATTACTTGAGTGTCGGCTCACCAGCGCAATTACTAGACCGTTACACACAATTAACCGGTCGTCCCGCCATGCCTCCCCGTTGGGTACTTGGCTATCATCAGTCACGCTGGGGATATGAAACAGAACCAGCCATCCGCGAAGTCACCCAGGGATTTAAGACTCATAATTTGCCTCTCAGTGCCATCCATTTAGATATAGACTGCCAAGAAGAATTTCGCGCCTTTACTATCGACCCTGACCGCTTTCCCAAGTTAACTGAATTTAACGAAGAATTAGTAGACACAGGAGTACATTTAATTGCGATTGTGAATCCCGGAGTAAAAGCCGACCGCAAAAGTGAATTATTTGAAGAAGGGCGATCGCAAGAAGTATTCTGCAAAACCATCAATGATCAACTCATTATCGCCCCTGTCTGGCCAGGACTGTGTGCTTTTCCTGATTTCACCAACCCCAAAGCCCGCCACTGGTGGAGTCGTCAGTATGAATATCTCTTAGATTTAGGCTTCACCGGTTTTTGGCATGATATGAATGAACCAGGGATTTTCGTCCTCTGGGGAGACCCGTCCCTACCCCAGCATTCCACCCTACATTTTCTCGAAGGTAGAGGCGGCAATCATCTTGAAGCTCATAATGTCTATGGTTTGCTACAAGCCGAGGCTGCCTATGAAGCTTTAAAAGAATACAAACCAGAACTTCGTCCCTTCATTGTCTCCCGTGCAGGTTGGGCAGGTTTACAACGTTATGCCTGGACTTGGACAGGAGATATTGAAACCAGTTGGTCTGGACTACGCATCACCATCACTACCGTATTACACATGGGTCTTTCTGGCATTCCCTACAGTGGGGCTGATATCGGCGGGTTTAAGGGTAATCCCAGCGCCGAACTATATTTGCGTTGGTTTCAGATGTCATGTTTTTTACCGTTCTTTCGTACCCATAGCGCCAACAACGTCAAACCGCGTACACCGTGGGCTTTTGGCGAACCAATTCTGAGTATCGTCAGAGAATTCTTATGGTTACGTTATCGACTTCTGCCTTACCTCTACACCTTAACTTGGGAAACAAACCAAACTGGTCATCCCCTCGTGCGTCCTCTATTTTGGGCTGACAGTAAAAACCCCCAACTGTGGGCTGTGGAAGATGCGTTTTTCTTAGGTGATGCGCTGTTAATTGCTCCTATTGTTGAGGAAGGTGCAACTTCCCGCTCAATTATCTTACCCCAAGGGCATTGGTATCACTTTTGGGATGATGCCCCATTCCCAGGTGGAAATCAAATTGACATTGCTGCACCACAGGAGCAAATCCCTGTGTTTGTCAAAGCTGGTAGTGTGTTACCAATCGAAGAAAATCAACAACTCATCCTCCATATTTATCCCCCTGTGACTGGCGTTGGTGGAGGTAGAGTGTATAGTGATGCGGGTGATGGCTACGGTGCTTGGCGGTTAGATGAATTTTATCTTCAGCGACATGAGCAAAATTTAGAAATTACATGGCAACAGCAAGGAAATTACCCTTTCCCCTACAAAAACGTTAAACTCCATGTTCATGGTTTAGAAGTACAAACAGCTTGGATAGACACTCAAGAAGTTCACTACCAAAACAATTGTTTAGAAGTAGAGCAATTTCAACAAATCATACTGAGTTACAGTCAAAGATAA
- a CDS encoding pectinesterase family protein, translating into MSLCINPRCSNPQNPDNVLFCQACGSELLLEGCYRVVSLLGGGGFGKTFAVYDTRTHTTKVLKVLINNHPKAIELFQREAEVLALLNHPGIPQVEAHGYFVYFPRNSPEPLHCLVMEKIEGLDLAAYLKQRESRPIDQKLACQWLKEVVIILQQVHQQGLFHRDIKPSNIMLRADGRLALIDFGTARSITGTYIAKQAVGQVTGVISAGYTPSEQINGQAVQQSDFFALGRTFIYLLTGKEPTDTAIYDCYKDELNWRNQTNILPQFADLLDQMMARLPSQRPQNTQLILQRLAEIETQLQPPATLLPPEPKKWSRRRLVKVFGFGGVGLVGAIALSKFIPDWTLVVSQVGDGDYQTITEAIENAQSGMRILVRPGVYKESLVLDKALTIVGDGATADIIIESTDSNCLLCKTDQAEVRGLTLRGRAGEKNQQYFTVDIPQGKILLANCQITSDSLSSIAIHGSTSDPVIQNCQIRDGKQSGIYVYENGRGTIEDCELVNNSTTAITVDTGANPLIRRCKLHSDKEGGILFRNQGLGTVEDCEIFNNNLSGIEIRDDSNPLIQRCQIHNNKEGDGILIHQKGRGTIEDCDIFSNGFSGVEIRDGGNAVVRRCRITKNKYNGVYVHKNGAGTVEDCDLTGNLQNAIFVDSTSQLQRSGNIE; encoded by the coding sequence ATGAGCCTCTGCATAAATCCCCGATGCTCAAATCCACAAAATCCTGATAATGTTTTATTTTGTCAAGCTTGTGGTTCAGAATTGCTCCTAGAAGGATGTTATCGAGTAGTTAGTCTTCTAGGTGGTGGTGGTTTTGGTAAAACTTTTGCAGTTTATGATACACGTACTCACACAACTAAAGTTCTTAAGGTTTTAATTAACAATCATCCCAAAGCCATCGAGCTATTTCAACGAGAAGCAGAGGTGTTAGCCCTCTTAAATCATCCAGGAATTCCGCAAGTTGAGGCTCATGGTTACTTTGTTTATTTTCCGAGAAACAGCCCAGAGCCATTACACTGTCTAGTAATGGAAAAGATAGAGGGCTTAGATTTAGCGGCATACCTCAAACAAAGAGAATCTCGACCCATTGACCAAAAGTTAGCTTGTCAATGGTTGAAAGAAGTTGTGATCATTCTCCAGCAAGTTCACCAGCAGGGTTTATTTCACCGCGATATCAAACCATCCAATATTATGCTGCGGGCAGATGGTCGTCTGGCACTAATTGATTTTGGCACAGCTCGGTCAATTACAGGTACATATATCGCTAAACAAGCAGTTGGGCAGGTTACAGGTGTAATTTCCGCAGGTTACACACCATCAGAGCAAATTAACGGCCAAGCTGTACAGCAGTCAGACTTTTTTGCTTTGGGTCGGACTTTTATATATTTGCTGACAGGAAAAGAACCCACAGATACGGCAATTTATGACTGTTACAAAGATGAATTAAACTGGCGTAATCAAACAAACATTTTGCCACAGTTTGCAGATTTACTCGATCAAATGATGGCGCGTTTACCTAGTCAGCGTCCTCAAAATACTCAGTTAATTTTGCAAAGGTTAGCAGAGATAGAAACTCAGTTGCAGCCACCTGCAACACTTCTACCCCCAGAACCCAAAAAATGGTCAAGGCGGCGGTTAGTCAAGGTTTTTGGTTTTGGTGGTGTTGGTTTAGTAGGTGCGATCGCCTTATCCAAATTCATCCCAGACTGGACTCTGGTGGTTTCTCAAGTTGGTGATGGTGATTATCAAACCATTACTGAAGCGATTGAAAATGCTCAATCAGGGATGCGGATTTTGGTGCGTCCTGGTGTTTACAAAGAAAGTCTGGTGTTAGATAAAGCATTAACGATTGTTGGTGATGGTGCCACAGCAGACATTATTATTGAGAGTACAGACTCAAATTGTTTACTCTGTAAAACTGACCAAGCAGAAGTTCGCGGTTTAACTTTGCGTGGTCGTGCTGGTGAGAAAAATCAGCAATATTTTACTGTAGATATTCCTCAAGGAAAAATACTTTTAGCCAACTGCCAAATTACATCTGATTCACTGTCTAGCATAGCTATTCACGGCTCTACATCTGATCCCGTGATTCAAAACTGTCAAATCCGTGATGGCAAACAAAGCGGTATTTACGTCTATGAAAATGGACGTGGTACTATCGAAGACTGTGAACTGGTGAATAATTCTACAACTGCAATTACCGTTGATACGGGTGCTAATCCTCTCATCCGTCGCTGTAAATTACACAGTGACAAAGAAGGCGGGATTTTATTCCGCAATCAAGGTTTAGGGACTGTAGAAGATTGTGAGATTTTTAACAACAACTTATCCGGAATAGAAATTAGAGACGATAGCAATCCCCTCATCCAAAGATGCCAAATCCACAATAACAAAGAAGGTGATGGTATCCTGATTCATCAAAAAGGTCGGGGAACAATAGAAGATTGTGATATCTTCAGCAATGGTTTTTCAGGCGTAGAGATAAGAGATGGGGGCAACGCCGTTGTCCGGCGGTGTAGGATTACTAAAAATAAATACAATGGTGTATACGTGCATAAAAACGGTGCAGGTACAGTAGAAGACTGTGATTTGACAGGAAACCTTCAGAACGCTATTTTCGTTGATTCTACTTCTCAGTTACAACGTAGCGGCAATATTGAGTAG
- the bcp gene encoding thioredoxin-dependent thiol peroxidase: MSNIPEVGQPAPDFSTPDQNNNPVSLNDFNGQWLIIYFYPKDDTPGCTTEAKDFTDLHPEFSQLGAKILGVSRDSGKAHCKFIDKHNLTITLLSDPEHQLIEAYGAWRLKKFMGKEYMGVARSTFLISPDSIIAYAWPNVKAKGHAQAVLTKLQELAKA, translated from the coding sequence ATGAGCAACATTCCCGAAGTCGGACAACCAGCACCTGATTTTTCTACCCCTGATCAAAATAACAACCCTGTCAGCCTTAATGATTTTAACGGTCAGTGGCTCATCATTTATTTCTATCCCAAAGATGACACCCCCGGTTGCACCACAGAAGCTAAAGATTTTACGGATTTGCACCCAGAGTTTAGCCAATTAGGAGCCAAAATTTTAGGAGTAAGTCGCGATTCCGGTAAAGCACATTGCAAATTTATCGACAAACATAACTTGACTATTACCTTATTAAGTGACCCAGAACATCAACTGATTGAAGCTTATGGTGCTTGGCGGTTAAAGAAATTTATGGGCAAAGAATATATGGGTGTAGCACGTTCAACTTTCCTAATTTCACCTGATAGCATCATTGCCTATGCTTGGCCTAATGTTAAGGCTAAAGGTCACGCTCAAGCAGTGTTAACCAAATTGCAAGAACTAGCAAAAGCCTAA
- a CDS encoding cysteine desulfurase family protein, producing the protein MSTHPIYLDCHATTPVDERVLTTMLPYFTEKFGNPSSISHVYGWETEAAVKQSREILAAAINATPEEIIFTSGATEANNLAIKGVAEAYFQKGQHIVTVATEHNAVLDPCEYLKNLGFDITILPVKPDGLIDLKELETALRPETILVSVMAANNEIGVLQPLAEIGAICHDRQIIFHTDAAQAIGKIPLDVQAMHIDLMSITAHKVYGPKGIGALYVRRRNPKVQLAPQQHGGGHERGMRSGTLYTPQIVGFGKAVEIALAEQETETQRLTQLRQSLWDQLSHLEGIYLNGHPTQRLAGNLNISVEGVDGAALSLGLQPVMAVSSGSACSSTKTAPSHVLTALGHSEKLAYASIRFGIGRFNTQAEIDLVAKHAIATIQSLRKQATLV; encoded by the coding sequence ATGTCTACTCATCCTATATATCTTGATTGCCACGCCACCACACCTGTAGATGAACGGGTGTTAACAACCATGCTACCTTACTTTACAGAAAAGTTTGGCAATCCATCTAGTATTAGTCATGTTTACGGTTGGGAAACAGAAGCGGCTGTGAAACAATCACGGGAAATTTTAGCCGCAGCCATTAATGCGACACCCGAAGAAATCATCTTTACTAGCGGGGCAACGGAAGCGAATAATTTAGCCATTAAAGGTGTAGCAGAAGCTTACTTTCAAAAAGGTCAGCATATTGTCACTGTGGCAACTGAACATAATGCTGTACTTGACCCTTGTGAATATTTAAAAAATCTGGGTTTTGATATTACTATCCTGCCAGTTAAACCAGATGGATTAATTGATTTAAAAGAATTAGAAACAGCATTGCGTCCTGAGACGATTTTAGTATCGGTGATGGCGGCTAATAATGAAATTGGTGTATTGCAACCCTTGGCGGAAATTGGCGCAATCTGTCACGATCGCCAGATAATTTTCCACACAGATGCAGCCCAAGCCATTGGTAAAATTCCCCTTGATGTGCAAGCGATGCACATAGATTTAATGTCTATAACCGCCCATAAAGTTTACGGACCAAAGGGTATTGGCGCATTATATGTCCGCAGACGCAACCCCAAAGTCCAACTCGCACCCCAACAGCACGGGGGAGGACATGAACGGGGAATGCGTTCTGGTACATTGTACACACCGCAAATCGTTGGTTTTGGCAAAGCTGTAGAAATCGCCTTAGCAGAACAAGAGACAGAGACTCAACGCCTCACCCAGTTAAGACAAAGTTTGTGGGATCAGCTATCACATTTAGAGGGAATTTATCTTAACGGACATCCCACCCAGAGGTTAGCGGGAAACTTGAATATTAGTGTAGAAGGTGTAGATGGTGCGGCATTATCACTAGGCTTACAGCCAGTTATGGCAGTATCTTCTGGTTCAGCTTGTTCATCCACGAAAACCGCACCTTCCCACGTTCTTACCGCCTTGGGACACTCCGAAAAACTAGCTTATGCCTCTATCCGCTTTGGGATAGGACGTTTCAACACTCAAGCAGAAATTGATTTAGTAGCGAAACACGCGATCGCTACTATTCAAAGTTTACGTAAACAAGCGACTTTGGTATAA
- a CDS encoding IS630 family transposase yields MAGVTKVEIKESVEELHELLLKQKTASSFERIQALYLLKIGQVKTIQDVAVVVGRARVTVQRWLKNYQESGIKGLLTTLKSPGRPAIISLQVREQLDKELQESEGFKSYEEIRTWLKAVEGIEASYKVVHDTVRYQMKAKLKVPRAVGIKYDSEAESEFKKTATIPRSNKKHVIAPVDRQKTMRYWCGDESRVGLKTEAGRLITKKGVKPIGIMQWKRDNFYLYGLVEPLTGEYFIWEFSHLNTACFNIF; encoded by the coding sequence ATGGCTGGAGTAACCAAAGTAGAAATAAAAGAGTCAGTAGAGGAATTACATGAGTTGCTCTTAAAACAAAAAACAGCATCAAGTTTTGAACGGATTCAAGCTTTGTATTTGCTGAAAATAGGACAAGTGAAAACAATACAAGATGTAGCGGTGGTAGTAGGAAGGGCAAGGGTAACGGTACAAAGATGGTTAAAAAATTATCAAGAGTCGGGAATCAAGGGTCTATTAACAACTCTAAAGAGTCCAGGGCGACCTGCAATAATTAGCTTACAAGTAAGAGAGCAGCTAGACAAAGAGCTTCAAGAATCGGAGGGATTCAAAAGTTATGAGGAAATCCGAACATGGTTAAAAGCAGTAGAAGGGATAGAAGCATCATATAAAGTAGTACATGATACAGTGCGCTATCAAATGAAAGCAAAGCTAAAAGTGCCGCGAGCAGTAGGTATTAAATACGATAGCGAAGCAGAATCAGAATTTAAAAAAACTGCCACAATACCTAGAAGTAATAAAAAACACGTCATAGCACCAGTAGATAGGCAAAAAACAATGAGATATTGGTGTGGGGACGAAAGCCGTGTGGGATTGAAGACTGAAGCTGGGAGACTAATTACTAAAAAAGGAGTCAAGCCCATCGGCATTATGCAATGGAAGCGGGATAATTTTTACTTATATGGATTAGTGGAACCCTTAACTGGAGAGTATTTTATCTGGGAATTCTCTCATTTGAATACAGCCTGTTTCAATATTTTTTAG
- a CDS encoding transposase, with translation MLQLDNGAFHLSQHLKIPENIVLLFQPPHTPQVNPIERLWEEVKRHLTWESFSNLDELREFIWKRLEQLNTSVVASITGWDFILDALFVSGFS, from the coding sequence ATTCTTCAGTTAGACAATGGGGCTTTTCATTTAAGTCAGCATCTGAAAATACCAGAAAACATAGTTTTGTTATTTCAACCTCCACATACACCTCAAGTTAATCCAATAGAAAGATTGTGGGAAGAAGTTAAAAGGCATCTAACTTGGGAAAGCTTCTCAAATTTAGATGAATTAAGAGAATTTATCTGGAAGCGATTGGAACAATTAAACACATCAGTTGTTGCTTCTATCACAGGTTGGGATTTTATTCTTGATGCTTTATTTGTATCAGGCTTTTCGTGA
- a CDS encoding calcium-binding protein, with protein MDTYVGTRGNDRKPQDFTPPLPPFPSAISNSMVYGDTDGELNDNQRGGNDRIEIVGNDNRLFGDAEIMRDKARGGDDMLTLLTGNSNILIGDAVFMLGNARGGNDKLTAIGNDNGLIGDAVAMSGNARGGNDKLTTTGNDNGLAGDARNMLSNARGGNDKLTATGNNNFLYGDAAVMRDNARGANDKLIATGNNNSLYGDATDMYDNAIGGDDILIASGGVNTMWGDAELLGTGVITGRDIFVVQKGVIPCLSGDMDYNIIKDFRPGEDRIGLSFGLFFHKLYFGVDHCNHTTLNIFSDSTQTDLLAKVENVTALTRNDFVYFFG; from the coding sequence ATGGACACTTATGTAGGAACACGCGGTAACGATAGGAAACCTCAAGACTTTACCCCACCTCTGCCTCCTTTCCCCAGTGCTATTAGTAACTCTATGGTTTATGGGGATACTGATGGCGAGCTAAATGACAATCAAAGAGGTGGGAACGACCGCATAGAGATTGTTGGGAATGATAACCGTCTCTTCGGCGATGCTGAGATTATGCGCGACAAAGCCAGAGGTGGCGACGATATGCTCACGCTACTTACTGGGAATAGCAACATCCTCATCGGCGATGCTGTTTTTATGTTGGGAAACGCCAGAGGTGGCAACGATAAGCTCACTGCTATTGGGAATGACAATGGACTCATCGGCGATGCTGTTGCTATGTCGGGAAACGCCAGAGGTGGTAACGATAAACTCACCACTACCGGGAATGACAACGGACTTGCCGGCGATGCTAGGAATATGCTCAGCAACGCCAGAGGTGGCAACGATAAGCTCACTGCTACTGGCAATAATAATTTTCTCTATGGCGATGCTGCTGTAATGCGCGACAACGCCAGAGGTGCTAACGATAAGCTCATAGCTACCGGGAATAATAACTCTCTCTACGGCGATGCTACAGATATGTACGACAACGCAATAGGAGGAGATGATATATTAATCGCCTCTGGTGGGGTCAACACCATGTGGGGGGACGCAGAGTTGCTAGGGACTGGAGTAATCACAGGGCGTGATATCTTCGTCGTACAAAAAGGTGTTATCCCCTGCCTAAGTGGTGACATGGACTACAACATCATTAAAGATTTTCGACCAGGAGAAGATCGGATTGGTCTTTCTTTTGGTCTGTTTTTCCACAAACTCTACTTTGGTGTAGACCATTGTAATCATACTACTTTAAATATTTTTAGTGACTCGACTCAAACTGACTTATTAGCAAAAGTAGAGAATGTCACCGCCCTCACACGTAATGATTTTGTTTATTTTTTTGGTTAG